The DNA window ACCCGGGCGTGCGCCTCCGCCACGGAAGCCGGCGACGACGGCTCCGGCGACGACGGCTGCGACCAGGAGAAGACGGTCAGCCCGGTCACCCCGTGCGTCCCGGCCACCATCGGGTTCAGGGCTGCCCGGGCGAGCGCTTCCCGGCGTACCGGAAGGAATGTCCATGGCAGGCCGCACCCGGCGGAACGTGGGGCAGCGGGCGCAAGGTCCGCGGCCGAAAGGCCGACGGCCTCCAGCAGGGGCGCCGGTTCGAGTGGATCGCCGAGGGTGGGCGTGCCGCCGGTGAGCGTCGCCGAGCCGGCCGCGGTCACCGAGACCGGCAGCAGGCCGGCGCCGCACTCCTGGACCACGTCGCCGGGCGGGAAGTCGCCGCGGCGCATCAGGGTGACCGCAGCGCCTACGCTCGGATGACCGGCGAAAGGCAGCTCGGTCTCGGTGGTGAAGATGCGCACTCGGTAGGTTGCGCCGGGCGCTGCCGGGGGAAGTACGAAAACCGTCTCCGCCAGGTTGAACTCGCGTGCGAGCGTGAGCATCTGGTCGGGGGCAAGGCCCTCGGCGCCGTGGACCACCGCGAGCGGATTGCCGGCGTAGGGCCGGTCGGTGAACACGTCGACGATCTCGTACGCCACGGTGGACATGTCCGGAACCTATCCTAATCTGAGGGCGTGACCATGGGGACGAGGGTTTATCTGGCTCGCCTCGCCGGTTTGCCGGTGTTCGACCCCAACGGCGATCGGGTCGGCCGGGTACGTGACGCGGTCGTCCGGCTGCGCACCACGAACCGGCCGCCGCAGATCGTCGGGCTGGTCGCCGAGATGGCGCTGCGCCGCCGCATCTTCCTGCCGATCGGGCGGGTCACCAGCATGGATGCCGAGTCGGTCGTGCTCAGCACCGGCACCTTGAACCTGCGCCGGTTCGAGAAGCGGCCGAACGAGCTGCTGGCGCTCGAGGACCTGCTGGACCGGCGGATCACGGTGGTTCCCGAGCACGGCGAGGGCCCGGACCACACCGGGATCGTGGTGGACATCGCCATGGAGCTGAACCGGAACACCGAATGGCTGGTCACCCGGGTGGCGGTGCGCGAGCACACCGGCCGGCTGGCCCGGCGCGGGCACGTCTACCAGGCGGACTACGAGCGGGTGCGTGGCCTGGTCGGCCCGGCCGACATGCAGGGCACCTCGAACCTGCTGGCGCTGCTGGAACAGATGCGCCCGGCCGACATGGCGAACGCCCTGCAGGACCTGCCGGACGCGCGGCGCAACGAGGTGGCGGCCGCGCTGAGCGACCGCAAGCTGGCCGACGTGCTGGAGGAGCTGCCGGAGCACGACCAGGTGGAGATCCTGGCCCGGCTGGACCGGGAACGCGCCGCCGACGTGCTGGAGCGGATGGACCCGGACGACGCCGCTGACCTGCTCGCCGAGCTGCCGAAAGCGGAGCAGATGGTGCTGCTCGACCTGATGGAGCCGGAGGAGGCGGCGCCGGTCCGGCAGCTGATGAACTACCGCCCCGGCACCGCGGGCAGCGTGATGACCTCGGAGCCGGTGATCCTCACCCCGGACACCACGGTCGCCGAGGCCCTGGCCCGGATCCGGATGCCCGAGCTGCACCCGGTCGTCGCCGCGCAGGTCTTCGTCGCGCGGGCGCCGAGCGCCACGCCGACCGGCAAGTACCTCGGGATGGTGCACTTCCAGCGGCTACTCCGGGAGCCGCCCGCCTCGATCGTGGGCGGACTGGTGGACAGCGGCATCGACCCACTGCGCACCGACACGGGGCTGACCGAGATCACCCGGCGGATGGCGACGTACGACCTGATCGCCATGCCGGTGGTCGACTCGGCGCACCGGCTGCTCGGGGCGGTCACGGTCGACGACGTGCTGGACCATTCGCTGCCCCGGGACTGGCGTGATCGCGACGCCCACGACGACGACGAGCAGGTGGAAGCATGAGCGAGCTTGCGAGCGAATCATCGGGCTCAGTGTTGAACTCATGCCGGCGTCGGAGCGAAGCGGAGACGACGGCATGAGCGAGCTTGCGAGCGAATCATCGGGCTCAGTGTTGAACTCATGCCGGCGTCGGAGCGAAGCGGAGACGATGGCATGAGCGAGTCGCGTCGGGATCGGCTGGATCAGCCACGGGAGCCGGGCCGGGTACAGCTGCCGAAATTCGACCCGGAGGCGTTCGGCCGCTGGTCGGAGGGGATCGCCCGGTACATGGGCACGGCGAAGTTCATCGTCTACATGACGGTGGTGATCGCCGCCTGGTTCGCCTGGAACACGCTCGCTCCGGAACGTCTGCGCTTCGACCCGTACACCTTCACGTTCCTGACCTTGATCTTGTCTTTGCAGGCGTCCTATGCGGCGCCGCTGATCCTCCTGGCGCAGAACCGGCAATCCGACCGTGATCGCCTGTCGATGGAGGAGGATCGGCGCCGGGCCGCGATGCAGAAGGCCGACACGGAATACCTCACCCGGGAGATCGCCGCGCTGCGGATCGCGCTCGGCGACGTCGCCACCAGGGATTTCCTCCGCAACGAGCTGAGCCGCCTCGCCGACGAACTGGACGAAGCGGCACTGCGGCGGGAGAAGCGGGCCCGAGCCGAGTGGGACGAGGAGCGGCCCTGAGGCTCGACGTAGCATGGCAAACATGTCCGCACCTGCATCGACGCTCGAGGACGCCATTCAGGCCGCATTGGCGACCGTTGACGACCCCGAGATCCGCCGCCCGATCACCGACCTCGGCATGGTTTCCGGTTTCACCGTCAGCGATGGCCTCGTCAAGGTCGATCTGCTGCTCACCGTCGCCGGCTGCCCCCTGCGGGACAAGCTGACCACCGACATCACCGCCGCCCTCACCGCGATCCCGAGCATCGACCGGGTTGAGATCAACTTCGGGGTGATGAACGAGGAACAGCGCAAGGCGCTGCAGACCACGCTGCGCGGTGGTGGCGAATCCGCGGAACCGGTCATTCCGTTCGCTCAGCCCGGCTCCCGCACGAGGGTGTACGCGGTGGCCAGCGGCAAGGGTGGCGTCGGCAAGTCGAGCGTGACCGTGAACCTGGCGGCGGCGCTCGCCAAGCGGGGCCTCTCGGTCGGCGTGGTCGACGCGGACATCTACGGCCACTCGGTGCCGCGGATGCTCGGCGTGGAGAACAAGCCCACCCGCGTCGAGGAAATGATCATGCCGCCGCAGTCGCACGGCGTGAAGGTGATCTCCATCGGCATGTTCACGGCCGGCAACGCCGCCGTGGTGTGGCGCGGCCCGATGCTGCACCGCGCGCTGCAGCAGTTCCTCGCCGACGTCTACTGGGGCGACCTGGACGTGCTGCTGCTCGACCTGCCGCCGGGCACCGGTGACGTGGCGATCTCGCTGGCCCAGCTCCTGCCGAACGCGGAGATCCTGGTCGTCACCACCCCGCAGACCGCCGCCGCCGAGGTGGCCGAGCGGGCCGGCGCGATCGCGCTGCAGACCCACCAGCGCCTGGTCGGCGTCGTGGAGAACATGTCCTGGCTGGAGCTGCCGGACTCCTCACGCATGGAGGTCTTCGGCGCGGGCGGCGGCGCGACCGTCGCCGAGTCGCTCACCAAGACCGTCGGCGCGCGGGTGCCGCTGCTGGGTCAGATCCCGCTGGACACCCGGGTCCGTGAGGCCGGCGACGCCGGCACCCCGATCGTGCTCGCCGAGCCCGAGGCGCCGGCCGCGAAGGCCCTGGACGCCGTCGCCGACAAGCTCGCCGTCCGCCGCGAGTCCCTGGTCGGCAAGCCCTTGGGCCTCTCGGTCACCACGAAGCGCTAGCGATCGCCGCCGGTGAGAAGCCACGTGATTTCCCGACGCCCGCGGGGTTTGCGGGTGGCGGGAAATCGCCTGGCTTCTCACCGGGTATAAGGCGATCGCTCGCGGAGCGAAGCGGAGCCAGCCGGCTACGTGGCATCCAGGTCGTAACGCTGCGCCGGTCGGGGAGTCTCGGCCGGCGCAGTGCTTTTCGCCGGGGCCGCGCTCTTGATGTCGGCTGCGGCTGCCACGTCGCTCAGCTCCGTCTTGACGCCGTTCAGGTCCTGCTTCACGTCGTCGAAGAGCGTCTGCAGCGGCTTGCGCAGCGACGCCTCCTCGTCCTCGCTGAGGATGTGCTTGCGGATGAACGCCTTCGGGTGCAGGTCCTCCAGCTGGATGTCGGTGCCGAGCTCACGACTCAGGTCCGACGTCGCGTTCTGCGCCATCGACCGCAGGCCACGCACCATCCGCAGCCCGTCGCCGATCACCTTGGGCAGTCGCTCCCCGAAGATCAGAAGCGCCAGCATCAGCAGCGCGCCGATCTCCCACCAGTTCAGATTCTCGAACACAGCTCCGGCCTCCCAGGCGTCCCGGCCCAAGCCTACGCACGCACGCTGTGAGTTGGCAGTCCGCCCGTGACGTCAGTTGGTGTCTGCGGCGAGGGTCACCGAGGCCGACGCGGACTTGGTGCCCCGGCGGTACTCCACCGGGACCGTCGCGCCGGGAGCGTACTTCCGGACCAGGGCGATCAGGTCGGTGCCGTCCTCCAGCACGTGACCGTCGATCTTGGTGAGCACGTCGCCGCTCTTCAGACCCGCCGACGCGGCCGGGCCGGCCGGCTCGACACTGCGCAGCCGGGCGCCGCCCGCGGTCTCCCCGGTCACCACTTCGGCGCCGATCACCGTACGCCGGGCCTTGCCGGTGTCGATGATGTCCTGCGCCACGCGTTTCGCCTGGTTGATCGGGATGGCGAAGGCGAGGCCGATGTTGCCGGCCTCGGTGTCGGTGCCGCCGACCGAGCGGATCACCGAGTTCACCCCGATCACCTGGCCGGCCGCGTTGACCAGCGGGCCGCCGGAGTTGCCCTGGTTCACCGCGGCGTCGGTCTGGATCGCCGCGTAGTAGCGCGTGGCGCCGCCCGCCTCGCCGGCCTCGATCGGCCGGTCCAGCGCGCTCACGATGCCCGAGGTGACCGTGTTGACCAGAGCCAGCGGGGAGCCGAAGGCGAGCACCGGGTCGCCGACGGCGATCGCGTCGGAGTCGCCGAGGGCCACCGGGGCGAGTCCGGACTTTGCGACTTTGATCACTGCGATGTCCGATTCCGGATCGCGGCCGACCACCTCGGCCGAGGCCGTGGAGCCGTCGCTGAAGGCGACCGACATGGTGTCGTTCGCGCCCTCCACCACGTGGTCGTTGGTGATCACGTAGCCGTCCTCGGAGACCACGAAACCGGACCCGATCGCGCCTGTGACGCGGACCGTCACGACGCTCGGCAGCACCCGCTCGGCCACGCCGGCGAGCGTCTCCGGCGCCCGCTGCATCGACTCGGGCACCGGCTGCGCGGTCGCGCCGATCTGTGTGCCGCCGTTCGTCGCATAGCCGCCGCGGACCGCGAAGACGAAGCCGAGCGTGCCGCCGAGACCACCCGCCAACAGGGCGGTGACCAGGCAGATCGCGAGAATCGGACCGAGACCGCGGCGTGGCGCGTCGGGGTCCGGAACGACCTCGGGCTGCGGGACCTCGCCGGTCGGCGCCGTGCCGATGTGGACCGCCGCGGGCGCGTAGGGGTCGCGCCACGGGTCGGCCGGAGCATCGGACCACCACGGCGAGGCGGGATCGGGTGCCCCCGGGGCGGCAGGCCCCGATGGCCGGCGCCAGTTCCAGCCGTCGGTCACGTCGGTGCCTCCACTCTCAGTCCGCCGGCGCAGCACTCCCAGGATGACACGGAAACGCCGGGTACCACCTTGCCACCGAACGCCCACCTGTCGCGCTGCCGAGCGCCATGGGCGGTTTATCCATCGACGGCGCGGTGCATCACCCCTGATGCTCGCTCTAGTCTCTTATCCGATGTGCGTGGCCGGGCCACGCGTGTCACCACTTGCCCGTCCGGAGGTTCGTCATCATCGGTCCCGCCCGTTCATTCGGTCAGCCGGCGCCGCAATCAACGCCGTTCGCCGAGACATACGCCACCGAGGACCCGGTCCAGCAGACCGCGCGCGCCCTGGCCCACGAGCTCGGACTGCCGTGCGTCTCGCCCGGCGCGGGGTCCGTGCTGCGCCTCCTGGCTGCCGCGGGCAGCGCCAAGGCGGTCGTCGAGATCGGCACGGGTACGGGGGTGAGCGGCGTCTGGCTCCTGCGAGGGATGCGTCCCGACGGGGTCCTGACCACCATCGACGTGGAGCACGAACACCAGCGGATCGCCCGGCGGGTCTTCCAGGAGGCCGGCTTCGCGCCGTCCCGCACCCGGATCATCAGCGGGCGCGCGCTGGACGTGCTGCCCCGGCTCGCCGACGGCGCCTACGACCTGATCTTCGTGGACGCCGACACGACCGAGTTCGCCGCCTGCACCGAGGCCGCGCTGCGGCTGCTGCGGCCGGGCGGGGTGCTGATCGTCAACGGCGCCCACGCGAACGGCCGGATCAGCGACCCGGCCGCCCGTGACGTCGACACCCTGACGATCCGCGAGACGGTGAAGGCGATCCGGGAGTCCGAGGATTGGATCCCGGCCGTGATCCCGTCAGGCGCCGGGCTTCTGACGGCCGTCAAGCGGAGCTGACAGGAACCGCAGGAGCGTCCGCGCGCCCCAGCCGGTGGCGCCCTTGGACAGGTCGGCGTCGTCGCTCTCCGACCAGCTCGGGGCGGACATGTCCAGGTGAGCCCAGCGGGTGCCGCCGAAGAAGTCGCGCAGGAACAGGGCGGCCATCACCGAACCCGGGCCGCCCGGCGCGCTGACCCGGTCGGCGATGTCGCTGCGCAGGTTCTCCGCGTAGTCCTCGACGAGCGGCAGCCGCCACATCCGCTCCCCCGCCGCGGCGCCGGCCTCGGCCAGCGCGGCGGCCAGCTCGTCGTCGGGGCTGTAAAGGGCCGCCGTTCGCTTGCCGAGCGCGACCGCGTTCGCGCCGGTCAGGGTCGCCAGGTTGAGCACCAGGTCGGGGGCGAGCTGCTCGGACGCGTACGCCAGCGCGTCCGCCAGCACGATCCGGCCCTCGGCGTCGGAGTTCAGGTTCTCGCTTGTCGTGCCGTCGTAGTGGGTGATCACGTCACCGGGACGGAACGCCGAGCCGCTTATCGCGTTCTCCGCGAGCGGGGTGAGCGCGGTGACCCGTACCGGAAGGTTGAGGTCTGCGGCGCCCAGCGTGGCGGCCACCACCGCGGCCGCGCCGCCCATGTCCTTCTTCATCAGCTTCATGCCGTCGCGCGGCTTGATCGAGATGCCGCCGGTGTCGAACGTGATGCCCTTGCCGACCAGCACCACGTGGGTGGTCGCGCCGGGCGGGTTCCAGGAGAGCTCGACGAACCGGGGCGGCGACACCGAGCCGCCACCGACCGCGAGCAGGCCGCCGAACCGGGACAGCTCGTCGCCGGCCCGGACGGTCACGGTCATGCCGGGGCGCTCCGCGGCGGCCGCGACGATCTGCTCGGCGAACCACTCCGGGTTCTTCACCGAGGACGGTGTGTTCGTCAGGTCCCGCGCCAGCCAGGTGGCGGCGGCGGTGGTCTGTGCCCGGGTGAGCGTCTCCGCGTACCCCGGGGAATGTGCCGCGACGATCCGCACCTCGCCGGATCGGGGCGCCTTCGGCGCGTCGCGATAGCGGTAGCCGCCCAGCCAGAGGCCCTCGGCGAGGCCGCGCAGGGCCGCCTCCCCGGCGGAGGCCGGCAGCAGCACCTCGAGGACCTCGTCGTCACCGGCGGCGCGGATCGCGGCCGCGCCGGCGGCACGCCAGCCGGCCTCGTCGCCGTCGCCGGTCCCGGCGAGCAGCACCCGCGCCGGGCGGCTCAGTGGCCGCGGCAGCACGGTGATCCGGCCGGTCTCGCCGGCGCCGTCGGTCTGCTTGATCAGCGCGTGCACCTCGGCGTCGAGCTCACCGGCGGGCGAGGAGCCGTCCGGGCCGATCGGGACGACCCTGGTGGCCGCATCGTCGGAAGCCTCGGTCAAGCGGATTGCGAACACGGGAGGATGACCTTTCCGTAAGACGTGGAAAGCCCGCCGGTACGGGCGGTACCGTACCGGCGGGCTCGCGTGAAACGTCAGCCGGCGATCGACTTCAACGCGTCACCCAGCGCGTTGGCCTCGTCCGGAGTCATCTCAACGACGAGACGGCCACCACCTTCCAGCGGGACGCGCATGACGATGCCACGACCCTCTTTGGTGACCTCCAGCGGACCATCGCCCGTCCGCGGCTTCATCGCCGCCATCTTGTCTCCCCTCAGACCTACGTCAGGGTCGGTGGGTTGCCCCACAGCCAGTTGCTCCTGGAATGCCAGCAGCCACGTCACGTGCTCAGCCCCACGCGACGCGGTGCTCGTTTCCGATCGGCGGCCCGCTCAGGCCGTTTCACGTGTTCACGCGTTGCGGCCCACCGTGCCGATCAAACATTTTCCCTGATGAACACCGGCGAACCCAAACCCAGCCCAGGCGGATGTGACAGCGTCTAGCATATCGTCTTTTGGGCTGTCACAATGTGCGGTCATGCAGGCGCGGTCCGCACTCTTCGACCTGTACGGCGATTACCTGCGCGCCCGTGGCTCCCGGGCCCCGGTCGCGGCCCTCGTGCGGCTGCTCGCTCCGCTCGACATCGCGGCCCCAGCGGTCCGTACAGCAGTGTCGCGAATGGTGCGACAAGGCTGGCTTCATCCGCTGCGTCTCGCGTCCGGACCGGGTTATCTGCTCACTCCGAAGGCGGCGCGGCGGCTCGACGACGCGGCCAGCCGGGTGTACCGAACCGGTCGCGGCGGCTGGGACGGGCGGTTCGACATGATTCTCCTGCACGATCCGCCGCTGGCCCGCCGGGACGCGGCCCGGCTCTCCTATCTGGGCTACGGGCCGCTCAGCGACCAGGTCTGGGTGGCCGCGCGCGCCTCGGACGAGCTGGAGGCCACGCTGGCCGAGGCCGGAGCGGGGTACGAACGGTTCAGCGCGAGCCACACGTCCGGCTCGGATCTCGTGCGGCGGGCCTGGGATCTCGGGCAGATCGGACGGTCTTACCAGGAGTTCATGGAGTCGCTACAGCCTGTCGTCAAGGCGGTCACGGCGCGTAGCTCCGATGAGGAGGCTTACGCGGCCCGGTTCCAGCTGGTGCACGCGTGGCGGTCGTTCCTCTTCCAGGACCCGCAGCTGCCGTCCTCGCTCCTGCCCCCGGGGTGGCCGGGCGTCCGGGCAGCCGGCTTCTTCGACAAGCACGCGTCACGCCTGCGGCCGGCCGCCGATCGATATGTCGAACGTTGCTTGCAATCGGCCACACGTGGTGCCCGTATGGGATTCTCAGACACATGACCGACTCGCTCCTCGTCGACCGCACCGACGCCGTCGTAACGCTCACCCTGAACCGCCCCGAGTCGATGAACTCGTTCACCGTCGACCTCAAGGAGGCGTTGCGGGACACCCTCGCCCAGCTGGAGAGCGACAGGTCGGTCCGCGCGATCGTCCTCGCCGGCGCCGGCGCGGCGTTCTGCGGCGGCCAGGACCTCAAGGAGCACGCGGCGCTGCTGGAGGCCGGGTCGACCGACCTGAACACGGTTCAGGTGCACTACAACCCGATCGCCCAGCGCCTCGCGAACATGCCGAAGCCGGTCGTCGCGGCGGTCCGCGGCATGGCGGCCGGCGCCGGCGCGTCGCTCGCCCTGCTCGCCGACTTCCGGATCGGCGGCCCGTCGACCAAGTTCCTGATGGCGTTCGCCAACGTCGGCCTCGCCGGCGACAGCGGCATCTCCTGGTCGCTGCCACGCATCGTCGGGCACGCCAAGGCGGTGGAGCTGCTGCTGCTGGCCCAGCCGGTGCGGGCCGAGGAGGCGTCCCGGATCGGGATGCTGACACAGCTCAAGGACGACGACGAGCAGGTGCTGCCGGCCGCTCAGGAGCTCGCTGCGCGCCTTGCGGCCGGTCCGACCGTGGCGTACGGCGCGATCAAGCGGGAGCTCTCCATCGGCGATGCCGGCACGCTCTCCGACGCCCTCGCGGCCGAGGCTCAGGCCCAGTCGATCTGCGGCGCCACCGAGGACCACCGGGAGGCGGTCAGCGCCTTCCTGAAGAAGCAGAAGCCGGTCTACCACGGCCGGTGAGGTCCGGTCCCGGCGGCTGCGGCCGCCGGGACCGGGTCACGCCTCTTCCTCGTCCTCGTCCTCTTCCTCAGGGTCCTGGTTCGCCTCGACGCCCAGCACGAACGCCTGCATCGCGAGCTCGTCGCCGGAGGGCCAGACATAGGTCGGCAGCTCCTGCGGGCCCAGCTCGGCGACGTGCGACCAGAACTGGCGCACGGCCTCGGCCGGGGTGACCGCCTCGATCGGCATCGCCACGCTGACCAGCCACGACTTCTTGTCCGCCGGGGGCGTGAGCCGGCCGGACAGCCGCCGGAACAGCTCCTCGCCGATCGCGGTCACCGGGCCGTCGGCGGCCAGCTCCTCGGCCGGAACCGGCTCGTCGAACGCCCGCCGCAGGTAGCCGAGCACCAGGTCGCCGCTGTCCGATTTCTCCACCCGGGCAAGCGCCACGACGTGGTCCTCGGCGACCAGCAGCACCTCGTCACCGGCTGCGGCCTCGGTCGGACCGCTCGCCACCGTCACGACATCGTGCTGGAACAACCGCTCGGTCGCCCACTGCTCGTCCGGGATGATCACTGACCACTGCGCCATACGGTCCATCTCATCACGCGGCGTCTCAGGCAGTGAGCGGTGGGACCCAACAGCCCGTCAGGTGGTCGTCCACCATGCCGGTGGCCTGCATCAACGCGTACGCGGTGGTGGGTCCGACGAACTTGAAGCCCCGCTTCTTCAGATCCTTGGCGAGCGCGGTGGACTCCGGTGTGACGGCCGGAACCTCGGCGCGCGTGGCCGGCCGGGGACGGGCCGCCGGGGCGAACGACCAGAGCAGGGCGGAAAGACCGTCCGGCAGGTCGGCGGCGACCCGCGCGTTGTGCAGCGCGGCGTCGATCTTCATCCGGTTGCGGACGATGCCGGCGTCGGCCATCAGCCGGGTCGCGTCGGCCTCCGAGTACGCCGCGACCTTGGCGATCGAGAAGTCGTCGAAGGCGGCCCGGAACGCCTGCCGCTTGCGCAGGATGGTGATCCACGCGAGCCCGGACTGGAAGGCCTCCAGGGTGAGCCGCTCGAAGAGCGCGTCGTCACCGCGGAGCGGCTTGCCCCACTCGGTGTCGTGGTACGCCGCGTAGTCGGGCGTGCTGCCGCCCCAGAAGCACCGGGCCCGCCCGTCGTCGCCGATGACCAGGTCGGTCATGGGATGCGGCCCTGCTCGACGAGGCGGCCGAACTTCTTCAGCATCCCGGTGAAGCCGATCTTGGAGCCGGGCCAGAGCACCGGCCAGGCGACCTTCCCGGCCGCGCCGGTGGGCAGGTGGAACCACTCGTGCAGCACCACCTGGGTCCGGTCGCCGGACATCGCGGTGCAGCGCATCGAGCCGGGGCCGCGCAGCACCTTGCCGCAGTGCACCACCCGGACCTCGAACGGGGCGTTCACCTTCACCACGCGCAGCTCGTCCCGGATCACCGCCGGGCCCAGCGCGGTGACCGCCTCGACCAGGCTGCCCTCCCCGCCGTCACCCTCGACCACCCGGACCCGGGTGAACGGGATCCACTCGGACTGTTTCTCCCAGGTCATGAACGCGGCGAAGACCGTGGGGGCGGGCGCGTTGACGATGACCGTGGCGGTGAACTCGCCGATGCCCGGTTTCGCCGCGTCGCCGAGACCGCCGGATGGGCCTGCCTCCGGACCGGTCATCGGCTCTCCGCCGGCGCGTCGTCGGTCTTCGCCGGCTCTGCCTTCTCCTCGCGCTTCTCGCGCTGCTCGTGACTCTCGTGCTCGTGCGGCGGCAGGCCGGCGACCTCGTCGATCGGGTCGTCGCTGCTGATCAGGTCGGTGTGCGGGGCGGACCCGACGCCGGC is part of the Actinoplanes missouriensis 431 genome and encodes:
- a CDS encoding SRPBCC family protein, with translation MTGPEAGPSGGLGDAAKPGIGEFTATVIVNAPAPTVFAAFMTWEKQSEWIPFTRVRVVEGDGGEGSLVEAVTALGPAVIRDELRVVKVNAPFEVRVVHCGKVLRGPGSMRCTAMSGDRTQVVLHEWFHLPTGAAGKVAWPVLWPGSKIGFTGMLKKFGRLVEQGRIP